One genomic region from Candidatus Binatia bacterium encodes:
- a CDS encoding alpha-ketoacid dehydrogenase subunit beta — protein MPVIGFIEAIRQAIGEEMERDPSVFIMGEDVKLGAFAATRGLFEKFGAARVRNTPISEAGIAGAGIGAAMAGMRPIVEIEFASFFYCCFDQVCNQAAKLRYMSGGQARLPLTFRCVYGAMGSAAAQHSEVIYPQFLAAPGLKIVVPSGAAEAKGLLKAAIRDDNPVLVFEHGRLGFTQGEVPDGEYIIPLGRGAVKRAGTDLTIIAIGAMVPKALTVAEEMAKDGVSVEVWDPQTLVPLDEEGMLASVAKTGRVVIADEGHLRGGAAGDLAAIIIDKGFDYLNAPIKRVTALDVPIPFSPPLENYVLPDEAKIKAAVQEILP, from the coding sequence ATGCCCGTGATCGGATTTATCGAGGCAATCAGGCAGGCCATAGGGGAAGAGATGGAACGCGACCCGAGCGTGTTCATCATGGGTGAAGACGTCAAGCTGGGGGCGTTTGCCGCCACGCGTGGCCTCTTCGAGAAGTTCGGAGCGGCGCGGGTACGCAATACGCCGATCTCCGAAGCCGGCATCGCCGGTGCCGGGATCGGCGCGGCCATGGCCGGCATGCGCCCCATCGTCGAGATCGAGTTCGCCAGTTTCTTCTACTGTTGCTTCGACCAGGTCTGCAACCAGGCCGCCAAGCTGCGCTACATGTCCGGGGGACAAGCGCGCCTGCCACTCACCTTCCGCTGCGTCTACGGAGCCATGGGGTCCGCGGCGGCGCAGCATTCCGAGGTCATCTACCCGCAGTTCCTCGCCGCACCGGGACTGAAGATAGTGGTCCCGTCGGGCGCGGCCGAAGCGAAGGGTCTGCTGAAGGCCGCCATCCGTGACGACAATCCTGTCCTCGTGTTCGAGCACGGACGCCTGGGATTCACCCAGGGTGAGGTACCGGACGGGGAGTACATTATCCCGCTCGGTCGCGGCGCGGTGAAACGCGCGGGCACGGACCTCACCATCATCGCCATCGGCGCCATGGTGCCCAAGGCGCTGACCGTCGCCGAAGAGATGGCGAAGGACGGCGTCAGTGTCGAGGTCTGGGACCCACAGACGCTGGTGCCGCTCGACGAAGAGGGCATGCTCGCCTCGGTGGCGAAGACCGGCCGTGTCGTGATTGCCGACGAGGGACACCTGCGCGGCGGCGCCGCCGGCGATCTGGCCGCCATCATCATCGACAAGGGCTTCGATTACCTCAATGCACCGATCAAACGGGTCACCGCGCTCGACGTGCCGATCCCCTTCAGCCCGCCGCTCGAAAACTACGTGCTGCCCGACGAAGCCAAGATCAAAGCGGCGGTCCAAGAAATCCTGCCCTAG